The window AATCACTTTAAAAATCAGAGCAAAGGATTTTCAAAAAGAACTGATAGATATCCCATTTCTTAATAAAAAAGGATACTTGATCCCTCTATTTCAAAAAAGTTCTGAGTCCATACAACCTGACAAAATAGATCCTGAAAAGTTAAAGAATAGCTTTTTTGAAGGAAATGAGAAGCCGGAATTTCAATTCAAAAAAAATAATAATTCAAATATTCCAGAAATTGATCTACATATAGAATCAATTGATCCTAATTATGAAAAACTTCCAAAAGAGGATATTCTAAATATACAGCTTCAGAAATTTGAGCAAAAGTTAAATGAAGCTATCATGGCTGGATTAGATGATATAATTTTCATTCATGGAGTTGGAAATGGCGTTTTAAGAAATAAAATACATAAACAACTATCTCAGCACGATAACATTCAATTCTTTAAAGATACCCACAAAGAAAAATTTGGATATGGCGCCACATTAGTAAAGATTAAATAAAATTATTTCTTAATTTTATACAATAATTTACTAAATTTGATACTATAATTATTTAATACGCTACAGAATTATAAAATCTTTTAACCTTAAAGAACAGCCGTATGAACTTTAACGAATTTATGGAGTCATATGCCAACGAAGTAGGCGGACAGTTTCAAGAATATGACACTAACAAATCTGTTGTTATTTATCCGTTGGGAGGAAACAGATATCAAGCGGTATTAGGTACTTTAAAAAAGAGTGACATAACGGGTAAACCCAGTATAGAATTTACTTCTAAGGTATGTGAATATGACTCTTCTATAAATTTAGAAAGTTTAATTAGAGCAAACGCTACTTTTTGTACCGCACGGTTTGTTTTAGTGGAAGATTTTATCAGAGTTGAGGCTGCTATTCTTGAAGAAAGTGCTACTGAAAATGTATTGAAAGACATTATCGAAGAGGTTGCCACTGTTGCTGATGCTTGGGAACATAAACTTACCGGTCAAGATGTTCATTAATTCTTTTCTCTAAATAATTAGAAGTTAATCCATAAACCCATTCTTCATTCCATTTTTTGGTCTTATTTTTGTTTGAAAGATTTTTGAAATTGCAAGCTGTCTTATCGCTCTTCGTATAATTGAAGGGAGGAAAGTCCGAGCAACATAGAGCACCGTACCTTGAGAAACCAAGGGTCTTGATGATATCAGGAACAGATAGTGCCACAGAAAACAGGTAGCCTTTAAGCTTGCTTATAGGTCATAGTGAAAAGGTGAGGTAAGAGCTCACCGTACTGAATAGTAATATTCGGGTGCACGGAAAACCTTTCGGGTTGTAAGGTCACATATATTTTTGCTTCCGATTTATCGGAATAAGGGCTGCTCGTCCGAGAATCCTTAAGGATGGTAAAAAGGGGTAGACTGCGTTAGATAAATGATAAGAGCATTTTCATTCATTTGGAAATGGACAGAACTCGGCTTATAGGCTTGCATTTTTATTTCTTTTATCTCAAAATTTAAATTGTGAGATATTTATTCACTAATTAAAAAGCTATGTCTAAAATTTTATTAATTGATGATGAAGCTAGTATCCGCCAGACCTTAAAGGAAATACTAGAATATGAAAAATATCAAGTTGAGGAAGTTGCAAATGGTGAGGAAGGATTAAAAAAAATAGAAAGCCAGCATTTTGATTTGGTTTTATGTGATATCAAAATGCCTAAAATGGATGGAATGGAATTGCTAAATGCCGTTTATGATAAAGGAATTGAAATTCCATTTATCATGATTTCTGCACATGGCACCATCGATAATGCTGTAGAGGCTACCAAAAAAGGAGCCTTTGACTTTATATCAAAACCACCTGATTTAAACAGATTATTGGTTTCTGTACGTAATGCATTAGATAAATCAAATCTAATTGCGGAAACTAAAACGCTTAGAAAGAAAGTATCTAAAAAATATGAAATGATCGGCTCTTCTAAGCAATTAGGAGAAGTTAAAGATACTATTTTAAAAGTAGCTCCTACTGATGCCAGAGTGCTTATAATAGGTGAAAATGGTACTGGAAAAGAACTAGTTGCTCGACAAATTCACGAACAAAGTGAAAGAGCTAAAGCACCAATGGTGGAAGTGAATTGTGCTGCTATTCCATCTGAACTAATTGAAAGTGAGCTTTTTGGACATGAAAAAGGAGCTTTTACTTCAGCAGTAAAACAACGAATTGGTAAGTTCGAACAAGCTAATGGTGGAACATTATTTTTAGATGAAATTGGCGATATGCCTTTAGCTGCTCAAGCAAAAGTATTAAGAGCTCTTCAAGAAAATAGAATTAATAGGGTCGGTGGAGATAAGGACATTAAAGTTGATGTTAGAATTATTGCCGCAACAAACAAGAACTTGAAGGAGGCAATAGAAAACAATGAATTCCGTGAAGATTTATTCCATAGATTAAGTGTAATAAGAATTAATGTACCTCCTCTTAAGGATCGAAAAGATGATATTCCTGAATTAGTTGAAAAATTTCTTAGTGATATTGCAGAAGAACATGGTTCTAAAAAGAAAAGCATGGACAAGGAAGCGCTTAATCAACTAAAGAATTATGATTGGAGCGGAAATATTCGTGAATTGAGAAATGTAGTGGAAAGGTTAATAATATTAGGAGCTGATAAAATCACAGCCACAGATGTAAAGAAATATGTAGATTGATCTGTTATTAAACAGATTGATCTTCTACTGTTACTTCATTTATAGTATCCAAATCATTATAAGAATACGTAGGGCAAGTTTTTTGTGCACAAGCACCAATAAATAGAGCGGATAAAATGATTAATAAAAATTTCTTCATATCAAAAATTGAAATACATTACATTCAAATATAAGTCCATTAATCTAAATTTTAAAATCTATTATAAATTTAATTACATTATTTATTAATTAATGCTCATATATTGGAAATATAGATTTTAAAAAATTACATATTAAATATATTCTCACATCAAATTTTATAGCTTCCTCCAAAAAGTTCAATGGGAAGCTTCAATAATAAAAAATTATAAACCATATTCGATTCTCTTTAAGATCAAATTTGCAATAAGTAACCTAATAATGTTAAAAAAGACAATTCAAATACTCTTTTTGATATTGATCTCACCATTAATACTAATGGCCCAGAATAGCCAAATTGCTACTGAGTGGGAATGGTTTACAAATTACATTGAAGAAATAGAAAATAATACTGCCGAAGATTTATTAATCAATAAGGAAGAAAAGCTCCAAGCTGCAAAAGATATTGAGAATAAAGAATTAGAGAGTAAGATTGCCAAAGAATTAGCCTTAATCCATATTTATAAAACCAACAATTTAGAAGAAGCCATGCCTCTTTTAATAAGGGCTATGGAAATAGATGAAGCTTCTGAAGATGAAATTAGTTTGATTTTTACCTACTTAGGATTTTATAGTTTATTCGAAAAGGTTGAAGACTATTATTATGGTAAGGAATTTCTTAATAAAGCCTCTACCCTACTAAGAAATTATAATTTTCCTCCTGTTCGAATATTTATTAATCAAAAATTAGGTTATAGCTACTGGTCAACCGGTGAGACAGGCAAATCAATTGAGGAGCATCAAAATATTTTACAATACGCTCAAAAAGAACGAATTCCTAAAGTAGAAGCAAAAGCAAATACAGATTTAGCTAACATATATAAAGATATTAGCTCTCTTGATAAGGCCTTAGAACATTATAAAAATACTCTATCAATTTACCGCAGAATCAAATCTCCAGTTGAAGAAGCGAAATGTTTGAATGAAATTGGAGACCTTTATCTGATTCGAAATGACAGTAAAAGAGCATACGAGAACTACATTGTAGCATTAGATATTTTAAATGATCTATCAAATGTAGAAGCTAACAGAGCATCAGTTTATAATTCAGTTGCAAATTATTATCTAAAAGAAAACAATCCTGGAAAAGCTGTAGAAAATCTAGCTATTTCAAATCGATTAGCTCAAAAATCCCAAAATCAATTACTGATACAAGAAACCTATTCTATATTAAGTAAAGCTTACAAAAAATTAAATGACTATCAAAAAGCATTAGAATACAGTGAGCTTTACAAAGCTTTAGATGACTTTTTACAGAAAGAAAAGAATGATAGAAATATTTTAAAGATACAGAGTAGGTATACCATTACTCAAAAACAGAATCAAATTGATCAGTTAGAGTTAAATAAAATTCAAAAGGAGTTTGAATTAGAAGAAGAAAGAAAATTCAAAAACTTCCTGGCGATAATGGTGGTTTTAGCTGCTATCATAATGATTTTGATTTTCATTCTTTTTATATCTCAACGTAGAAGTAATGCAAAACTTAAGACTGCTAATGAAAAAGTAAAAACGCAAAATCAGGAATTAGAAGACTTAAACAATACAAAAGACAAATTCTTCTCTATCATAAGTCATGACCTTAAAGGACCTTTAAACTCTCTAACTTCATTCTCTGGTTTACTTATGAATCATACCAGCAGTTTAAGCACTGAAGAAATTCAAATGCTGGCTAAGGATCTAGATAAATCCTTAAAAAACTTATTTGCCTTACTTGAGAACTTATTACAATGGTCAAGATCACAAACGGGTAATATTGAATTTAAAGCTGAGGAAATTGACTTGACTGAAATGTTAAATGAAAATAAGAAGTTACTTGAAAAGCAAGCTGACAATAAAAACATTCAAATAGAGGTAAAAAACACTAAATCAGTTAAAGCAAAAGCTCATCCAAATTCAATTACTACAGTAATCAGAAATTTGCTTTCTAATGCTATTAAATTTACAGAAGATGGCGGTCAGATTAAAATGGGAGTGGTTGAAGAGGGAAATCAATTTGTAGTTAAAATAGCAGATAATGGTGTAGGCATGCCAAAAGAGGTTGCGAGTAAGATATTTAGGCTAGATACAAAACACTCTACACAGGGAACTGCCAAAGAGAAGGGTACAGGCTTAGGCCTAATATTATGTAAGGAATTTGTAGAGAAAAACGGTGGTCAAATATGGGTAAAGAGTGAAGAAGGAAAAGGTACAATCTTCTCTTTCTCAATCCCTAAATAATTAATTTAGCGATACTGCATCACTGTAACTATTAACGGGTATAACCACTTCAATTAGTGTTCCTTTATCTTCCTTATTTAAAATATTTAGTTCTCCATTAAGACGAAAGACCACTTTTTTAGCCATGTAAAGCCCCATTCCGATATTAACATCACTTCTCTTCCCTTTAAAAAACACTTCAAATACTTTTTTCTGCATTTCTTCCGGAATTCCAACTCCATTATCATTGAAGCAAAATCTATATATACTTGAATTTTCCTTCTCAAAAGTGATACTTAGTTTTGTGTCATAATAATTATTATGCTCAAAAACGTTTTCAATCACCTGAAAGAATAAGCGTTTTATCAATGCTCTATCAGAACTTATAAAGTTAGAATCAGATAATATTTCTATCTCAATTTGAGCTCTTTTCAAATCCTTATTTCTTTTGAGAAATACAGATTCCATCACTTCATTAATTAATTCTTCAAAATCAAATGTGGTGATATTTACATCTCCATGAAGAATAAAGCTTACCTCCTTGAAATCATTAAATATTCGTTCTAATTTTTGAATACTCTTATTAATCAATTTGAAATAATTAACAACCTCTAAATTATCAGTAGTCATTTGACCAAGGCTAACTAATCCTAATACATTAGCAATGGGGCCTCTTACATCATGTGAAGTTTTATACATAAAGTTTGATAATTCTGCATTCATATCTTTCAAATTGAGATTTGCTTGCATCAAAGGCGTAATATCTTGCATAAACTGTTTGTAGCCTACTATTCTTTTATTTTTATCATACTGTAAGGAAGTGCTAGAAGCGAAAAAAGAGGTAGTACTGGTATTAGTTTTAAATTCATACTCAGCATCAAGAAAAACTACTTCCTTATTAAGAATTAAGTTTTTAATTTCTTTATCCTTCTTTGAAGATTCAATTGACATTAATTGGTGAATATTTACACCAAGAATTTCTTCTTCTTTAAAACCAATAATGGAATAAAATAAAGAGGATGCCCTTACAATATGATTTTCAAGATCCGTTTCAATCAGCATGACTGATGTAAAATCTTCAATTTTCTTCCTTAGATTTTCACTTTCTATTAATTCTAATTCCGCTTTATTTCGGATTTCAATTTCTTTTTCAATAAGAATTGACTTCTTCTGAATTAATTTTTGAAGTGAATAGATATAAAGCATGGCTAATAAAATTAAAACAAGAATGACCAAGGAAATTATGTTTACTAATTCTTTATTTTTTCCCCACCAACTAACATTAGGGCTAAGCCATTTTTGATAAATTCTGTCATATTCACCAGATGCTTTAATTAATCGTAACCCCCAATTAAGTGAGTCTAGCAATAGTGAATCTTTTTTATTTGCCACAAAACAATACTCGGTAATAAAAACAGGATCACTAGAAGATTGAACATTGGTAATATTTTCAGACTCCATTTTATAATTGGTTGTCATAAAAGAAGTGATTGCACAATCAGCTTCACCTTTTACTACTGCATCTATTGCGTCTGATTCAGAGGCATAAGTTTTTAATTCCTTTAAATCTAAAAAACCAATTTGGTCAAAATATTCTTCTATGATTGAAGCCTCTTGAATGGCAACTTTTTTACCTGATAAACTAAACAAATCCTCCACAGGATTTTTATCTGATCTAGTAAAAATTGAATAGTACACTAAGCTAAAAGGCTTTGAAAATAATATCTTCTTCTCACGATCAGAAGTCTTAAAATAGGCTGCAATATCCAATTCATTTTCAACTTCTAATCTATTTCTGATGATACTCCACCTATCCGCATATATCTTAACATTCCAATTTAACTCAGTCCCTATTGCCCTTATGACATCAATATTAAAACCTTGAAATTCACCCTTATTATTTAAGTATTCATAAGGCTCATAAGATTTATCTATTCCATAATTGATTGATTTTTCTGGCAAAGTATTGTTACTTTTAGCTTGACCATTAGAAAAAGAAGGTAATGTCAATAATATATATGTTATGATAATTGGTAGCTTCACTAAAGGTTGATTAGGTTTCTTAACTATCTAGTTTTAACAATTAATTTATAAACTATATAGTATAAATACAATATTAGAAACCCTTATTATATAATTTTGTTATAGTTTAATATATAGGTAATCTTCAAAATGGAAGAAACTGCAAATACAAATGCTAAATGGAAGGTTAAGGCCTTTGATATCGTATTTAAAGCGGATAGTTTTTATGGGAAATTATTCGATGCTGTATTACTTATTGTAATATTTTTAAGTGTTCTGGCTGTTGTATTAGAAAGCGTTGCAGAAATTAGATTTAAATATGGAATTTATTTTCTGTGGGCAGAATGGATATTTACTGGCTTCTTCCTAATTGAATATATTTTTAGAATTGTTATTGTAAAATATTCCTGGCATTATATTAAGAGCTTTTTTGGAATTGTTGATCTACTTTCAATTTTACCCTCAATTTTAGCATTTTTTTTTGTTGGAGCACAATCTTTAATGATTATAAGAAGCTTAAGGTTATTAAGGGTTTTCAGAGTATTTAAATTAACTCAGTATTTAGGGGAGGCTTCACAATTATCGGATGCTTTATTAGCAAGTCGAAAAAAAATAACTCTGTTTATTGGAACAGTGCTAATATTAGTCTCAATATTAGGGGCTGTTATGTATTTAATTGAACCACCAGAGAGCGGTTTCACGAATATCCCTAAAGGAATTTATT is drawn from Marivirga arenosa and contains these coding sequences:
- a CDS encoding ion transporter — translated: MEETANTNAKWKVKAFDIVFKADSFYGKLFDAVLLIVIFLSVLAVVLESVAEIRFKYGIYFLWAEWIFTGFFLIEYIFRIVIVKYSWHYIKSFFGIVDLLSILPSILAFFFVGAQSLMIIRSLRLLRVFRVFKLTQYLGEASQLSDALLASRKKITLFIGTVLILVSILGAVMYLIEPPESGFTNIPKGIYWSIVTLTTVGYGDIAPITPIGQMIASLVMILGYGIIAVPTGIVTSELNKSRYESMNISCPHCQAKNHSTDALFCYKCGKKLQSD
- a CDS encoding sigma-54-dependent transcriptional regulator, which codes for MSKILLIDDEASIRQTLKEILEYEKYQVEEVANGEEGLKKIESQHFDLVLCDIKMPKMDGMELLNAVYDKGIEIPFIMISAHGTIDNAVEATKKGAFDFISKPPDLNRLLVSVRNALDKSNLIAETKTLRKKVSKKYEMIGSSKQLGEVKDTILKVAPTDARVLIIGENGTGKELVARQIHEQSERAKAPMVEVNCAAIPSELIESELFGHEKGAFTSAVKQRIGKFEQANGGTLFLDEIGDMPLAAQAKVLRALQENRINRVGGDKDIKVDVRIIAATNKNLKEAIENNEFREDLFHRLSVIRINVPPLKDRKDDIPELVEKFLSDIAEEHGSKKKSMDKEALNQLKNYDWSGNIRELRNVVERLIILGADKITATDVKKYVD
- a CDS encoding transporter substrate-binding domain-containing protein, translated to MKLPIIITYILLTLPSFSNGQAKSNNTLPEKSINYGIDKSYEPYEYLNNKGEFQGFNIDVIRAIGTELNWNVKIYADRWSIIRNRLEVENELDIAAYFKTSDREKKILFSKPFSLVYYSIFTRSDKNPVEDLFSLSGKKVAIQEASIIEEYFDQIGFLDLKELKTYASESDAIDAVVKGEADCAITSFMTTNYKMESENITNVQSSSDPVFITEYCFVANKKDSLLLDSLNWGLRLIKASGEYDRIYQKWLSPNVSWWGKNKELVNIISLVILVLILLAMLYIYSLQKLIQKKSILIEKEIEIRNKAELELIESENLRKKIEDFTSVMLIETDLENHIVRASSLFYSIIGFKEEEILGVNIHQLMSIESSKKDKEIKNLILNKEVVFLDAEYEFKTNTSTTSFFASSTSLQYDKNKRIVGYKQFMQDITPLMQANLNLKDMNAELSNFMYKTSHDVRGPIANVLGLVSLGQMTTDNLEVVNYFKLINKSIQKLERIFNDFKEVSFILHGDVNITTFDFEELINEVMESVFLKRNKDLKRAQIEIEILSDSNFISSDRALIKRLFFQVIENVFEHNNYYDTKLSITFEKENSSIYRFCFNDNGVGIPEEMQKKVFEVFFKGKRSDVNIGMGLYMAKKVVFRLNGELNILNKEDKGTLIEVVIPVNSYSDAVSLN
- a CDS encoding putative periplasmic lipoprotein — encoded protein: MKKFLLIILSALFIGACAQKTCPTYSYNDLDTINEVTVEDQSV
- a CDS encoding ATP-binding protein gives rise to the protein MAQNSQIATEWEWFTNYIEEIENNTAEDLLINKEEKLQAAKDIENKELESKIAKELALIHIYKTNNLEEAMPLLIRAMEIDEASEDEISLIFTYLGFYSLFEKVEDYYYGKEFLNKASTLLRNYNFPPVRIFINQKLGYSYWSTGETGKSIEEHQNILQYAQKERIPKVEAKANTDLANIYKDISSLDKALEHYKNTLSIYRRIKSPVEEAKCLNEIGDLYLIRNDSKRAYENYIVALDILNDLSNVEANRASVYNSVANYYLKENNPGKAVENLAISNRLAQKSQNQLLIQETYSILSKAYKKLNDYQKALEYSELYKALDDFLQKEKNDRNILKIQSRYTITQKQNQIDQLELNKIQKEFELEEERKFKNFLAIMVVLAAIIMILIFILFISQRRSNAKLKTANEKVKTQNQELEDLNNTKDKFFSIISHDLKGPLNSLTSFSGLLMNHTSSLSTEEIQMLAKDLDKSLKNLFALLENLLQWSRSQTGNIEFKAEEIDLTEMLNENKKLLEKQADNKNIQIEVKNTKSVKAKAHPNSITTVIRNLLSNAIKFTEDGGQIKMGVVEEGNQFVVKIADNGVGMPKEVASKIFRLDTKHSTQGTAKEKGTGLGLILCKEFVEKNGGQIWVKSEEGKGTIFSFSIPK